The genomic region ACACCGTCAGCaccaaaccaaacaaaacattttttcacATTCAAATGGTAAGCTTACTTACAGAGCTTGATATAGGGAAAATTCTTATTGATTGCCATGTTCGAAGAACATGAAATCCTGAAAGATAAGCAAGAGGCAAGACGTTAGGTACAGGTAAACACAAACCAGACAAACAAGTATAAATGGCCTGATGTCAGCAATATGCTTTGCTTACGATGAGAAAACAGGCCCCAAATAAGACAGCCTTTATTTTCACATCCAGGTCCAAGGGGAACTTAATTCCAAAATTGTCTGCATCAGTGAAGGCTTCTTGCATCAGACCAGTCCATTGTTTAGAGACGTTGCCAACTTGTGTGAGTTCATCCAAAGACACAACCTAACGAGTCATAAAAGTGTCATGCAGAATTGAGATGTTAAAATGGTTATACAATAAATAATGTGTTGCAGATTATTGTATAAAAGACAGGCTCTCTAAAGATGCACATAAATTACATTGTCTGGTCATGGTTGATTGATTAGTTGATTAAATAATATTTGCTGTGGTGACATGGAACTAACGTGTTATGAATGCACTTTGGCTGTTCTACCTGAAAATCCACATCTGCACAGCATTTGCATGGACAACATGGgcccacaattttcaagacgtccTCCCTTTTCTCATTTTGAATGGTCAGCTTGGGTAGGTAGGGATGCCAGTTCTGAATGATATATCCAATAGGGTTTCCGGGTGGTGCTTGTACTTCCAGCTGTAAGAGATGCAAGACAAAAAACATAGTTAACTTACAACCCCAACAAGTggtcattctctttctctgacaAAACATACCGCACCTCCTGGAGACAGCAGGGAAAGCAGCACAAGGAGCACTTCAATGGCCGCTTTAGGGTGATCACTTCAAGGCCGTGATTATCCTGAATATGTAAGACGAAGGAGCGCATAGGTCCGCAGCACTG from Alosa alosa isolate M-15738 ecotype Scorff River chromosome 1, AALO_Geno_1.1, whole genome shotgun sequence harbors:
- the LOC125303362 gene encoding phospholipid scramblase 1-like, with product MAAGGNAINIQPQRNVFSAIPDGKVPPDYVPPQMGLMPNPQRPVNCPPGLEYLTQIDQLLVHQKVELAEAILGWETNNKYVVKNIMGQQVFYAAEENDCCNRQCCGPMRSFVLHIQDNHGLEVITLKRPLKCSLCCFPCCLQELEVQAPPGNPIGYIIQNWHPYLPKLTIQNEKREDVLKIVGPCCPCKCCADVDFQVVSLDELTQVGNVSKQWTGLMQEAFTDADNFGIKFPLDLDVKIKAVLFGACFLIDFMFFEHGNQ